One genomic window of Sporosarcina ureae includes the following:
- a CDS encoding MATE family efflux transporter codes for MMNNTIYESQSVNKLIMTFSLPAIFSLIIETMTSVVDTSFAGHLGSQSESALTAMGLLSPLLAVFVALQTLFAISTAIMISKYLGRNDRLKLNNYFKSGFIMTLVVSISTSLLVYLFMDSILSALGAEAEVYTLAHDYLKIIIVSNIFSAVGYTLTSTIRAFGNPKAEAIIIVLSVVINIVSNAILTFGFQLGMVGIALGTLISELVCAVLAIMYLVKNKNWFTSNRFSVRAFFTMSYNMFKIGFAQTTIQLLAGVTAFIVNYQLLTVGGNSHIALWNIANKMYLLMLMPIIGITQAVQTIIAYFNGKGDEVKKLMVVKKTVQYCFFYGIGITAIVFLFGKYILLLFTGDQEIIESVMSIIHVIFITFPVLGVTYTIMTLLQVTGSEMKAVIIGMTRQVVSVIPLVVLLPYIFEKYDIFNITPSFSVFFAIPLADILTLAIALLFFRKAKKIPNVDHDR; via the coding sequence ATGATGAACAATACTATATATGAGAGCCAATCAGTAAATAAATTAATTATGACATTCTCACTTCCAGCCATATTTTCTTTAATCATAGAAACGATGACTTCGGTTGTGGATACATCCTTTGCGGGACATTTAGGAAGCCAAAGTGAAAGCGCATTGACTGCGATGGGATTATTATCCCCACTTCTCGCTGTGTTTGTTGCCCTTCAAACACTTTTTGCGATTTCTACAGCCATTATGATTTCCAAATATTTGGGTCGGAACGATCGATTGAAATTGAACAATTATTTCAAGAGCGGGTTCATCATGACGCTCGTTGTCAGCATAAGTACGTCCTTACTTGTTTACTTGTTTATGGATTCAATCCTATCCGCTCTTGGTGCTGAAGCGGAAGTATATACTCTCGCTCATGACTATTTGAAAATTATTATTGTAAGTAATATATTCAGTGCTGTTGGCTACACACTGACAAGTACCATACGGGCATTTGGAAATCCAAAAGCCGAAGCCATTATTATTGTTCTTTCTGTAGTGATCAACATCGTAAGTAACGCAATCCTCACATTCGGCTTTCAGTTAGGTATGGTAGGCATTGCGCTAGGGACTCTCATTAGCGAATTGGTATGTGCTGTACTGGCAATCATGTATCTTGTGAAGAACAAAAACTGGTTTACATCGAATCGATTTTCCGTTCGAGCGTTCTTCACGATGTCGTATAACATGTTTAAAATCGGATTTGCTCAAACCACTATTCAATTGTTGGCAGGAGTCACTGCATTTATTGTGAATTACCAGCTACTAACGGTTGGCGGCAATTCCCACATCGCATTGTGGAATATTGCCAATAAAATGTACTTGCTCATGTTAATGCCGATCATAGGGATTACACAAGCTGTGCAAACCATTATTGCTTATTTCAATGGAAAAGGCGATGAAGTGAAAAAGCTGATGGTCGTGAAGAAAACTGTACAATATTGTTTCTTTTACGGTATCGGCATTACGGCAATAGTTTTCTTGTTCGGAAAGTATATCCTCTTACTATTCACAGGTGATCAAGAAATTATAGAATCGGTCATGTCCATCATCCACGTGATTTTCATCACGTTCCCGGTACTTGGCGTTACATATACCATCATGACGTTGCTTCAAGTTACAGGAAGCGAAATGAAAGCAGTGATCATCGGGATGACGAGACAAGTCGTTTCCGTTATTCCATTAGTTGTGCTATTACCGTATATATTCGAGAAATATGATATTTTCAACATTACTCCTTCATTTTCCGTCTTCTTTGCGATTCCGCTAGCAGATATATTGACGCTTGCTATTGCTTTACTATTCTTTAGGAAAGCTAAAAAAATCCCAAATGTAGATCATGATAGGTAA
- a CDS encoding autorepressor SdpR family transcription factor: MNELFKALSDSTRRDILNLLKGKDLTAGEISENFRMSKPSISHHLNVLKSVGLITQERKGQFLFYSLNTTVFQDVMNWMLSFKINK, encoded by the coding sequence ATGAATGAGTTATTTAAAGCTTTATCTGATTCTACAAGGAGAGACATCTTGAATCTTTTAAAAGGAAAGGACTTAACAGCGGGAGAAATAAGCGAGAATTTTCGCATGAGCAAACCTAGTATATCCCACCATTTAAATGTGTTAAAAAGCGTTGGCTTAATAACTCAAGAACGTAAAGGACAATTTCTATTTTATTCTTTAAATACTACTGTCTTTCAAGACGTTATGAATTGGATGTTAAGCTTTAAAATAAATAAATAA
- a CDS encoding VOC family protein, producing the protein MINKIGQIMLYVDNQDEAVDFWTKKVGFTVISDEDNGQGMRWIEIAPTEEAETSIILHNKAMIAEMQPEMNLGTPSLMFFSDNLEKLHHTLSNEQVTVGEIVTMPSGKVFNFADPEQNYFAVMQKSQ; encoded by the coding sequence ATGATTAATAAAATTGGTCAAATTATGTTATATGTAGACAATCAAGACGAGGCAGTAGATTTTTGGACGAAGAAAGTTGGCTTTACCGTAATTTCAGATGAAGACAACGGTCAAGGAATGAGATGGATTGAAATAGCTCCAACAGAAGAAGCTGAAACGAGCATTATACTTCACAATAAGGCAATGATTGCTGAAATGCAGCCAGAAATGAATCTTGGCACCCCTTCTTTGATGTTTTTCTCGGACAATCTCGAAAAGTTACATCACACGCTGTCCAATGAACAGGTTACAGTCGGAGAAATTGTCACGATGCCTTCGGGAAAAGTATTTAACTTTGCCGATCCTGAACAAAATTATTTTGCGGTTATGCAAAAGAGTCAATAA
- a CDS encoding CPBP family intramembrane glutamic endopeptidase, translated as MGNWRIKLVLLFTILNTIGIFAIIPYQMALMGNQPVPGNIPTSLIVTINSTVQVLYMFVLILVGLRLQNRTGLTTPLLNGMVYPKTRVHISKKWVLNSVVIALIGSVIIILLDLFVFSPMIGAPMNQLPSPNWWQGLLASIYGGISEEIMLRLFGMTFIVWLLARITRKEKEGIPDSFYYVAIFLTAIIFGLGHLPATIQIFGELSTIIVIRALVLNGLLGLWFGYLYWKKGLEYAMIAHMSVDIFLHVIFASIIN; from the coding sequence ATGGGAAATTGGAGAATCAAACTAGTTCTGCTGTTTACGATATTAAATACAATAGGAATATTCGCTATAATTCCATATCAGATGGCGTTAATGGGCAATCAACCTGTACCGGGAAATATACCAACGTCATTAATAGTTACTATAAATTCAACGGTTCAGGTATTATACATGTTTGTATTGATATTGGTTGGTTTAAGACTTCAAAATCGTACAGGCTTAACCACGCCATTATTAAATGGAATGGTTTACCCCAAGACACGAGTACATATTTCAAAAAAGTGGGTGTTAAATAGCGTTGTTATAGCATTAATCGGAAGTGTTATTATAATTCTTCTTGATTTATTCGTATTTAGCCCTATGATAGGGGCACCCATGAATCAACTGCCCTCACCAAATTGGTGGCAAGGATTACTCGCTTCAATATACGGGGGGATTTCAGAAGAAATTATGCTGCGATTGTTTGGTATGACGTTCATTGTATGGTTATTGGCTCGGATAACAAGAAAAGAAAAGGAGGGCATTCCTGATAGTTTTTACTACGTGGCGATTTTCCTTACAGCCATAATTTTTGGTTTAGGTCATTTACCAGCGACTATACAAATTTTCGGCGAACTATCTACAATTATTGTAATACGGGCATTGGTCTTGAATGGCCTACTAGGCTTATGGTTTGGCTATTTATACTGGAAGAAGGGTTTAGAGTATGCAATGATCGCACATATGTCAGTAGATATCTTTCTTCATGTTATATTTGCATCAATAATCAATTAA
- a CDS encoding helix-turn-helix domain-containing protein encodes MHNQLGEEILRLRKFKKMTQTKLSEGICSQPTISMIEKGTIIPGVDILTSIAQKLNVPVTNLTNLVLTDNLDRKHEIITDLEGFTIEQRFDEVYAITSLELKNDIDDKWFEAFLKWQHLLSCYYLKKLSIEDTIRKVKVLLTTVPDSLLNKDFLFSKINNTIAFLYATKKDYSAALFYYNKIDLDLINGSPRLDRNNYLLRVLYNKTKTLYDMGELDLAVNHAEQGIAKSIEHESMSVIGNFYYYMGQCYEKMGKEFSEISFAYEKARFFFQLLGRDFYIGIVERDKSFFLHKK; translated from the coding sequence ATGCATAATCAACTTGGTGAAGAAATTTTACGTCTGAGAAAATTTAAAAAAATGACTCAAACTAAATTAAGCGAAGGTATTTGTTCACAACCAACTATTAGCATGATTGAAAAAGGTACTATCATTCCGGGGGTTGATATATTAACTTCCATTGCCCAAAAACTAAATGTACCAGTTACTAACCTAACAAATCTTGTCTTGACTGATAACCTTGACCGTAAACATGAGATAATCACTGATTTAGAAGGATTTACAATAGAACAAAGATTTGATGAAGTCTATGCAATTACCTCTCTTGAGTTAAAAAATGATATAGATGATAAATGGTTTGAAGCTTTTTTAAAATGGCAACATCTACTAAGTTGCTACTATCTAAAGAAATTATCAATAGAGGATACTATTCGTAAAGTTAAAGTTTTACTAACTACTGTTCCCGATTCTTTGCTCAATAAAGATTTTCTTTTCTCGAAAATTAATAATACAATTGCTTTCTTATATGCTACAAAAAAGGATTATTCTGCAGCCTTATTCTATTACAATAAAATCGATTTAGATTTGATTAATGGTTCACCCAGACTTGACAGGAATAACTATCTGCTACGTGTTCTATATAATAAAACGAAAACTCTTTACGATATGGGAGAGCTTGATTTAGCCGTTAACCATGCAGAGCAAGGTATTGCAAAATCCATTGAACATGAAAGTATGTCTGTGATAGGAAATTTTTATTACTATATGGGTCAATGTTACGAAAAAATGGGAAAAGAGTTTAGTGAGATTTCATTTGCTTATGAAAAAGCTAGATTCTTTTTTCAACTATTAGGTAGAGATTTTTACATAGGCATAGTCGAAAGAGATAAATCGTTTTTTTTACATAAAAAATAA
- a CDS encoding magnesium transporter CorA family protein — MEPIRANKNWTWVRMDEATQQDISEFPDLPSASKRWAMLLSGHQNSNLEMDASEEGQEAMWGSIVYSQNVEIRSEKKMLHYYLTKDTLLTYGMDTSFFKDSEQKVLKYMDKAENAIEGFMVLIGEITSVFLRKIEYFEDQMHDLLWSIKAKNDEPVFDQIMNNRYEILVWKNLVIPFMEIQEATVEAFGETILEGSFYKRTCRRINRCHQTIREYNEEIGHLIDLESIISSHRGNEIVKTLTVITMFFTPVAAWGAIWGMNFDVMPELKWKYGYLGAIIVIGLSTWGLYYYLKKKNWIGSVLKNSKDEKF, encoded by the coding sequence GTGGAACCTATTCGTGCAAATAAGAATTGGACATGGGTCCGTATGGATGAAGCCACACAACAGGATATTTCCGAGTTCCCGGATCTTCCATCTGCTAGCAAACGCTGGGCAATGCTGTTATCTGGACATCAAAACAGCAATTTGGAAATGGACGCGAGTGAAGAAGGACAGGAAGCGATGTGGGGTTCCATCGTCTACTCCCAGAACGTTGAAATCCGTAGCGAAAAAAAGATGCTTCATTATTATCTCACGAAAGATACTCTACTGACATACGGCATGGATACGTCGTTCTTTAAGGATTCCGAACAGAAAGTGCTGAAATACATGGACAAAGCAGAGAATGCCATCGAAGGATTCATGGTTCTCATCGGAGAAATCACTAGCGTGTTCCTGCGAAAAATTGAATACTTTGAAGACCAGATGCATGATTTACTGTGGAGCATCAAAGCAAAGAATGATGAACCAGTCTTTGATCAGATTATGAATAATCGATACGAAATACTGGTTTGGAAAAATCTCGTCATTCCGTTCATGGAAATCCAAGAAGCGACAGTGGAGGCGTTCGGTGAAACCATTTTAGAAGGTAGTTTCTACAAGCGGACATGTCGGCGTATCAACCGATGTCACCAGACAATCCGGGAATACAACGAAGAAATAGGACATCTGATTGATCTGGAATCCATCATATCCTCCCACCGAGGCAATGAAATCGTCAAGACGTTGACCGTCATCACGATGTTCTTCACCCCTGTAGCAGCTTGGGGTGCCATATGGGGAATGAACTTCGACGTCATGCCAGAACTCAAGTGGAAATACGGTTATTTGGGAGCAATCATCGTCATCGGTCTATCTACGTGGGGTTTATATTACTACCTAAAAAAGAAAAACTGGATTGGCAGCGTATTGAAAAACTCGAAGGATGAGAAGTTTTAG
- the murJ gene encoding murein biosynthesis integral membrane protein MurJ translates to MSKMMKIIGAVAIINILARLFGFIREIAITNKYGTSNTADAIANAYSIPNFIYLVVGGGLTTAFISVYHSTRSDKTMYVRKSLTTILMTAVFVTVTLIIFVDPTLKLFFKTQSAEEYELLRNLYLWMMPSSIILVLSTWMSGVLNINGKYNLSSFSILLYNVAFVGIAVFLTSYFGPESYGIGALCSALLMGGFLYVGFRKSKLYSLKLSFVMSEDVKRLWVIALPILFGGASLQFYILIHRIVSGWFGEGVTTAVNIASKSTGLPQAILMTAVTTVIYPLLSKKEGEGDNETIRTLYKKGLLYLFALLVPVTAIAYFFAEPLISLVFEREEFTRKSVLLTVPIFRAFSLSMFFLAASTFITRFYYAKANSMVPVIFSVISVFGINLAVIYLMMDSFGASAIAYGTAISAAANFLMLVVYARMKWNL, encoded by the coding sequence ATGAGTAAAATGATGAAGATTATTGGGGCCGTTGCGATCATTAATATACTGGCCAGGTTATTTGGTTTTATTAGAGAGATAGCTATAACGAATAAGTATGGTACGTCGAATACAGCTGATGCAATTGCAAACGCATACTCAATTCCAAACTTTATTTACCTCGTTGTTGGTGGTGGATTAACGACGGCATTTATATCCGTGTATCATTCGACAAGATCAGATAAAACTATGTATGTTCGAAAGTCACTTACGACCATTCTTATGACAGCAGTTTTCGTCACCGTTACATTAATCATCTTTGTAGATCCCACTTTGAAACTATTTTTCAAGACTCAGAGTGCAGAGGAGTATGAATTGTTACGCAATCTATACCTTTGGATGATGCCATCTTCAATTATTCTTGTCTTATCAACGTGGATGAGTGGAGTGCTAAATATAAACGGTAAATACAATCTATCCAGTTTTTCAATTCTTTTGTATAATGTCGCTTTCGTTGGAATAGCTGTCTTTTTAACCAGTTATTTTGGTCCCGAATCATATGGAATAGGTGCATTGTGTAGTGCACTGTTGATGGGTGGATTTCTTTATGTTGGATTTCGAAAATCGAAACTATATTCATTAAAACTATCTTTTGTCATGTCTGAAGATGTTAAGAGGTTATGGGTTATAGCCTTGCCGATATTGTTTGGTGGAGCTTCTTTACAGTTCTATATTCTTATTCATAGGATTGTGTCTGGCTGGTTTGGAGAAGGAGTAACTACCGCAGTTAATATTGCTTCAAAATCGACTGGACTTCCGCAGGCAATCTTGATGACTGCAGTAACGACCGTAATTTATCCTCTCCTTAGTAAAAAAGAAGGTGAGGGTGACAATGAGACGATCCGAACTCTTTATAAAAAAGGTTTGCTTTATCTATTCGCACTACTCGTACCAGTAACAGCTATCGCTTATTTCTTTGCAGAACCGCTTATCAGTCTTGTTTTTGAACGTGAAGAATTTACTAGAAAGTCAGTCTTGCTTACGGTGCCGATATTCCGTGCATTCTCGCTCTCGATGTTTTTCCTCGCTGCGAGTACATTTATCACTCGATTCTACTATGCAAAGGCCAACTCAATGGTGCCGGTAATATTTAGTGTGATTAGTGTCTTCGGCATCAATTTAGCAGTTATCTATCTGATGATGGACTCATTTGGCGCTTCCGCGATTGCTTACGGTACGGCTATTAGTGCTGCTGCGAACTTTCTGATGCTTGTTGTCTATGCAAGGATGAAATGGAATTTATAA
- a CDS encoding ATP-binding protein: MYTYTDNSKYIEHATAYVAEGLAKNHIILYVDQPTNFASVKENLRNAGYSEEQMANIYFVDTDMAYETHEDFNAEAVLKNLNDFFDPHVKEGNILRGWGLVTWRPQSRKTLIPSVALHEQNFDDFFSRVANITGNYINICAYDSLSLSGSLLIELLQTHEYHMTDTHFLPSHLYQKGPVPFTGVTKQLQFENELRNHDTRRDKLDITGKLASIIAHELRSSLTVVQGRLQLLDLTTGDCSEASQTQFDGIKKGLAEIEQIASKFLSLAETHVVNLKVINITELIEVVKVQMESDMDMKAIEMHVKSDNTKMTIFGDELKTKQVFINLIKNAIEAMETGTITLHVKDDHDHVTIDVSDNGPGIPDDILSQIGDPFMSSKVDGTGLGLLICEKIIRDHNGNLLLNTEMGKGTNFTVSLPKL, from the coding sequence GTGTATACGTACACAGACAACAGCAAATATATAGAACATGCTACTGCATATGTAGCGGAAGGATTGGCTAAAAATCACATCATTCTGTATGTGGATCAACCTACGAATTTTGCTTCCGTTAAAGAAAATCTTAGAAATGCGGGTTATTCGGAAGAGCAAATGGCTAATATTTATTTTGTTGATACCGACATGGCCTATGAAACGCATGAAGATTTTAATGCCGAGGCTGTTTTAAAGAATTTGAATGACTTTTTCGATCCGCATGTGAAAGAAGGAAACATACTTCGCGGGTGGGGATTGGTGACTTGGCGTCCTCAAAGCAGAAAAACGTTAATTCCTTCTGTCGCTTTACACGAACAAAATTTTGACGACTTTTTCTCTAGAGTAGCGAATATCACAGGCAATTACATCAATATATGCGCGTATGATAGTTTATCTTTATCTGGTTCACTGTTAATTGAGCTTTTGCAAACGCATGAATACCATATGACGGATACGCATTTCCTACCTTCTCATTTATATCAAAAAGGGCCTGTTCCTTTTACAGGAGTAACAAAACAACTCCAGTTTGAAAATGAACTACGAAACCATGATACGCGTAGAGATAAATTAGACATAACCGGGAAATTGGCTTCCATCATTGCCCACGAACTTCGCAGCTCCCTTACTGTCGTTCAAGGGCGTTTACAATTATTGGATTTAACTACTGGTGATTGTAGTGAAGCCAGTCAAACACAATTTGATGGCATCAAAAAAGGCTTAGCAGAAATAGAACAAATCGCATCTAAATTTTTATCGTTAGCTGAAACACATGTAGTCAATCTAAAAGTGATCAATATTACGGAATTAATCGAAGTGGTGAAGGTTCAAATGGAATCGGATATGGATATGAAAGCCATTGAGATGCATGTAAAATCGGATAATACTAAGATGACCATTTTTGGTGATGAATTAAAAACAAAACAAGTATTTATTAATTTAATCAAAAATGCAATAGAGGCTATGGAAACTGGAACTATCACGCTTCATGTGAAAGACGATCATGATCACGTGACTATTGATGTTTCCGATAATGGCCCTGGTATCCCTGATGACATCCTAAGTCAAATAGGTGATCCCTTTATGTCATCAAAAGTGGATGGAACCGGGTTAGGATTGTTGATCTGTGAAAAAATCATTCGAGATCATAATGGTAACTTATTATTAAATACCGAGATGGGAAAAGGGACAAACTTTACAGTTAGTTTGCCGAAATTATAA
- a CDS encoding HTH domain-containing protein, with translation MKKATHKELADTFEVSIKTIQRDIDKLSMMGIPVTCKQGNQGGIYIEESYKLSKSFLTNEDLLTITFALSMYDSISTKKHKDRVMKKLALISPELVHLFESDADDYLVVDLVEEKIDMTESIYEKINHGLDEETFLTIEVNEEQMTVAPISYVLRPEGLYLYGFAKEYVLIKISTIMQAEITDMEFERNFIPYKNNKEIILK, from the coding sequence GTGAAAAAAGCTACTCATAAAGAGTTGGCAGATACATTTGAGGTCAGCATTAAAACCATTCAAAGAGATATTGATAAGTTATCTATGATGGGTATACCCGTGACGTGTAAACAAGGAAATCAAGGAGGGATATATATAGAAGAAAGCTATAAGTTATCCAAAAGTTTTTTGACTAATGAAGATCTACTAACGATTACATTTGCGTTATCTATGTATGATAGTATCTCCACAAAAAAACATAAGGATCGTGTGATGAAAAAGCTGGCGCTTATTTCACCGGAGTTAGTCCATCTATTCGAAAGTGATGCGGACGATTATTTGGTTGTGGATCTTGTAGAAGAAAAGATTGATATGACGGAAAGTATCTATGAGAAAATAAATCATGGTCTGGATGAAGAGACATTTCTTACGATTGAAGTGAATGAAGAGCAAATGACGGTTGCGCCTATTAGTTATGTATTACGGCCGGAAGGATTATATTTGTATGGTTTTGCGAAAGAATATGTACTGATTAAGATCTCTACCATTATGCAAGCGGAAATCACTGACATGGAATTTGAAAGGAACTTTATCCCGTATAAAAATAATAAAGAGATCATTCTCAAATAA
- a CDS encoding thiol-disulfide oxidoreductase DCC family protein, translated as MKSQNLVIYYDSFCPLCTKTKNRWSKMDRKNLLIFHSFRDINVLKSIPIPLDLLEKEIYSKELFGNKYYSGVDTFIEMNRRIPLLKFTVPILVILKKLGLANKCYTYVANKRKIIPIGQCDAEKCNILSRK; from the coding sequence ATGAAATCACAGAATTTAGTAATTTATTATGATTCGTTTTGTCCACTATGTACCAAAACAAAGAATCGATGGTCTAAAATGGATAGGAAAAATCTTTTAATCTTTCATTCCTTTAGGGACATTAACGTTTTAAAAAGCATACCAATACCTCTGGATCTTCTAGAAAAGGAAATATACTCAAAAGAACTATTTGGCAATAAGTATTATAGTGGTGTCGATACATTTATAGAAATGAATAGAAGAATACCATTACTAAAGTTTACTGTTCCCATTTTAGTAATACTAAAAAAATTAGGTTTAGCTAATAAGTGTTATACGTATGTAGCGAATAAACGAAAGATTATTCCTATAGGACAGTGTGATGCAGAGAAATGTAATATTCTATCTCGAAAATAG
- a CDS encoding SdpI family protein yields the protein MKKLIFPSALILVSMIIGIISYPNLTEKLPIHWGMDGVDFYIAKEIAIFIVPISMVIVLVSTSLSVNKKTKELSSKTILNVTNIALLLMLGIHVFILTQGLSVQYNNELFMGVLVGLISIILSNFMPVTKPNAVYGLRTPWTLKNEQVWKKSNRFAGRLLMIVGIFILSMSFILPHYIHIVILTSLLATAIVSVVMSYGIYKKVQE from the coding sequence ATGAAAAAACTTATTTTTCCATCTGCTTTAATTTTAGTCTCAATGATTATTGGTATTATTTCTTATCCTAACTTGACTGAAAAATTACCCATTCACTGGGGGATGGACGGGGTAGATTTTTATATAGCAAAAGAAATCGCAATATTTATTGTACCAATATCTATGGTTATAGTTTTAGTGTCTACAAGCCTTTCAGTAAATAAAAAAACAAAGGAACTTAGTTCAAAAACTATATTAAATGTAACAAATATTGCTCTACTACTAATGTTAGGTATTCATGTTTTCATTCTGACACAAGGTCTTTCAGTACAGTATAATAATGAATTATTCATGGGCGTCTTAGTTGGCTTAATTTCAATAATTTTATCAAACTTTATGCCCGTAACAAAACCTAATGCAGTGTATGGTCTTAGAACTCCATGGACTTTAAAAAATGAACAGGTATGGAAAAAATCCAATCGCTTTGCTGGAAGACTTCTTATGATAGTAGGTATATTTATTTTGAGTATGTCCTTTATTTTACCTCATTATATCCATATAGTGATTCTAACATCTTTACTAGCAACAGCTATTGTATCAGTAGTTATGTCATATGGGATATATAAAAAGGTTCAGGAATGA
- a CDS encoding SdpA family antimicrobial peptide system protein: protein MLKAKITLFVMTIGWLLFFLTTIISALPYSPVSPNHGTKEKVLTHVLQGWGFFSKDPRDDLFGVHILDGNDNNELQWPNISISNLLGLKREGRAQGIEAGNLYSQIIEPQTISCTGDIVRCLTDADVSQILTNKDNRKTLCGLIGFSLSEPVPWAWGKSYTADDMNSEIIKVNVVCE, encoded by the coding sequence ATGTTAAAAGCAAAAATCACTCTCTTCGTAATGACCATAGGTTGGTTATTATTTTTCTTGACAACAATAATATCAGCCTTGCCTTACTCTCCTGTTTCTCCAAATCATGGAACAAAGGAAAAGGTTTTAACACATGTACTTCAAGGTTGGGGTTTTTTTAGTAAAGATCCACGAGATGATTTATTTGGAGTACATATCTTGGATGGTAACGATAACAACGAGCTACAATGGCCAAATATTAGTATCTCAAATTTGCTTGGCTTAAAACGTGAAGGACGCGCGCAAGGTATAGAAGCGGGTAACTTATACTCCCAGATAATAGAACCTCAGACCATTTCATGTACTGGTGATATCGTAAGATGTCTTACTGATGCCGATGTATCACAAATACTTACTAACAAAGATAATAGAAAAACTTTATGTGGTCTTATTGGGTTTTCACTTTCAGAGCCTGTCCCTTGGGCGTGGGGAAAAAGCTATACAGCTGACGATATGAATTCCGAAATAATTAAAGTAAATGTGGTGTGTGAATGA
- the sda gene encoding sporulation histidine kinase inhibitor Sda, which yields MVNLSNAALLEAYERTEKVRVAPAFIKLLEEEMKRRGI from the coding sequence ATGGTGAATCTATCAAACGCAGCGTTGCTCGAAGCTTATGAGCGCACAGAGAAAGTCCGTGTAGCGCCAGCATTTATTAAACTACTTGAAGAAGAAATGAAACGCCGTGGTATATAG
- a CDS encoding sporulation-delaying protein SdpB family protein: MNINFRIEKWLSRSNPFTNVYGLARTFLASSSLLLLLFNNIDILFKPTSDTQQYPTCSANYSLFCLTEFSNEGLAIMRWICIIALLVIASGWRPRFTGWLHAWIAFSLYHSATTIDGGEQVVAVFTLILIPLTLMDDRKWHWQKPVQNLSEIKKIIGMTSYYAFRLQVAILYFHSVVAKIAEENWVDGTAVWYYIQSPMLGLNKIMLDFFHPILSSAFIVVPTWGTLLLQTLLVISLVIDKKYWKHIFVLAILMHEVFAIFLGLITFSLAMVGVLLLYLWPLEETFQFKGVRNLVSSINTKSKVSKKENELCSEKKSYQS; encoded by the coding sequence ATGAATATAAACTTCAGAATAGAAAAGTGGTTAAGTAGATCTAACCCATTTACCAATGTTTATGGTTTAGCAAGGACATTTTTAGCAAGCTCAAGTCTATTATTACTTTTGTTCAATAATATTGATATCTTATTTAAACCTACTAGTGACACTCAACAGTATCCGACTTGCAGTGCAAATTATTCACTGTTTTGTTTGACGGAATTCTCAAATGAAGGTCTAGCAATAATGCGTTGGATATGTATTATAGCTTTACTGGTAATTGCAAGTGGTTGGCGCCCTCGGTTTACCGGATGGTTACACGCATGGATTGCATTTAGTCTTTATCATTCTGCTACAACTATAGATGGTGGAGAACAGGTAGTAGCAGTATTCACACTGATTTTAATACCACTTACTTTAATGGATGACCGAAAATGGCACTGGCAAAAACCTGTACAAAATCTATCTGAAATAAAAAAAATTATAGGTATGACTTCGTACTACGCTTTTAGATTGCAAGTAGCGATACTATATTTCCATTCAGTAGTTGCCAAAATAGCAGAGGAAAATTGGGTTGATGGTACTGCCGTTTGGTACTATATACAATCTCCAATGTTAGGTTTGAACAAGATAATGCTAGATTTTTTCCATCCTATTTTAAGTTCTGCTTTTATTGTTGTGCCTACGTGGGGCACGTTATTACTTCAGACTTTATTGGTTATCTCTTTAGTAATTGACAAAAAGTATTGGAAACATATATTTGTGTTAGCTATTTTAATGCATGAAGTCTTTGCTATTTTCCTAGGACTGATTACATTCTCACTAGCTATGGTTGGTGTGTTGTTATTGTACCTATGGCCACTCGAAGAAACCTTTCAATTTAAGGGGGTGAGAAACTTAGTTAGTAGCATAAACACAAAAAGTAAAGTATCTAAAAAGGAGAATGAATTATGTTCAGAAAAAAAATCGTATCAATCTTAA